Proteins encoded together in one uncultured Desulfosarcina sp. window:
- a CDS encoding PHP domain-containing protein, translating to MIFDMHVHTTFSPCSRMRVDEAVAAAGQSGLDGICITDHDTMNIRLVLTEGVQENGVVVIFGMEYTTSRGDFLVFGPFEALDPGLSADRLLQIVDRSGGIAIAAHPFRKERPVDARIVEDGRCRVIESLNGRNTARENAAVQPWRNGYDLTECGGSDAHTIEEVGRFVTRFFVPVRTRSDLIAALKNRLCRPEDRTDEGLYVPDSRPYFIQAESGASLR from the coding sequence ATGATTTTCGATATGCACGTCCATACGACCTTTTCCCCCTGCAGCAGGATGCGCGTGGATGAAGCCGTTGCCGCCGCCGGGCAGAGCGGCCTGGACGGGATCTGCATCACCGATCACGACACCATGAACATCCGCCTCGTCCTGACGGAAGGGGTGCAGGAAAACGGCGTGGTCGTGATCTTCGGAATGGAGTACACCACCTCACGGGGAGATTTTCTGGTTTTCGGCCCGTTTGAGGCGCTCGATCCCGGTCTTTCGGCGGATCGCCTGCTGCAAATCGTCGACCGGAGCGGGGGCATCGCCATCGCGGCCCACCCGTTTCGCAAAGAGCGACCCGTGGACGCGCGCATTGTCGAAGATGGGCGCTGCCGCGTCATCGAAAGCCTCAATGGCCGCAACACGGCAAGGGAAAACGCGGCGGTCCAACCTTGGCGCAACGGATACGATTTGACCGAGTGCGGCGGCAGCGACGCCCATACCATCGAGGAAGTAGGGAGATTCGTTACCCGTTTCTTCGTTCCCGTTCGAACGCGATCCGATTTGATCGCGGCACTGAAAAACCGGTTGTGCCGGCCTGAAGATCGCACCGATGAAGGCCTCTATGTGCCGGATTCCCGTCCTTATTTCATTCAAGCCGAGTCGGGCGCTTCGTTGCGGTAA
- the tsaE gene encoding tRNA (adenosine(37)-N6)-threonylcarbamoyltransferase complex ATPase subunit type 1 TsaE yields MNAGSSNRPEAVEREFLTRSADQTMALGRALGQALKKPLALFLFGNLGSGKTAFVQGLAGGLGVPDTVAVTSPTYTLVNEYPGRRPLFHVDLYRLPSPADPDEIGLLEIFEENGIVAVEWAERLHAVDLPTCRLDLFFTVTGDSSRSIRIIAYGLDLPDLLKDIDV; encoded by the coding sequence ATGAACGCCGGATCATCCAATCGACCCGAGGCCGTCGAGCGCGAATTTCTGACCCGGTCGGCCGATCAAACCATGGCCTTAGGCCGCGCCTTGGGCCAAGCACTGAAAAAGCCTCTCGCCCTTTTCCTGTTCGGCAACCTGGGCAGCGGAAAGACCGCCTTTGTCCAGGGGCTCGCCGGTGGACTCGGGGTTCCGGATACCGTTGCCGTTACCAGCCCGACCTACACCCTGGTCAACGAATATCCCGGCCGGCGGCCCCTGTTCCATGTGGACCTTTATCGCCTGCCGTCACCCGCCGACCCCGATGAAATCGGGCTTCTGGAGATCTTCGAGGAAAACGGCATCGTCGCTGTCGAATGGGCTGAACGCCTGCATGCCGTCGACCTCCCCACTTGCCGCCTGGACCTGTTCTTCACCGTTACCGGAGACAGCAGCCGGTCGATCCGCATAATTGCATATGGACTTGATTTACCGGATCTGCTAAAGGACATCGACGTTTAA
- a CDS encoding pyridoxine 5'-phosphate synthase, producing the protein MTGLAVNIDHIATLREARKASYPDPVAAALVAELAGADGIVCHLREDRRHVQDRDVRLLRKVVQTKLILEMAATSEMVGIALDVRPELVTLVPESREEVTTEGGMDLIVHNKSIAETIGALQNNGIPVSIFIDAEPEQIKLAHQAGADMIEIHTGTFCEANGGARRRQAFAKIVDAAKLAKKLKLGVNAGHGLCYNSIKAFKGLSEIDEYSIGHSIVARAALVGMERAVRQMRELIDAL; encoded by the coding sequence ATGACGGGCTTGGCAGTGAATATCGATCATATTGCCACGTTGCGGGAAGCCAGAAAAGCGAGCTACCCGGATCCGGTTGCCGCCGCCCTGGTGGCCGAACTGGCCGGGGCCGACGGGATTGTCTGTCATCTGCGCGAAGATCGGCGCCACGTTCAGGACCGCGACGTGCGCTTGTTGCGCAAGGTGGTCCAGACCAAGCTGATTCTGGAAATGGCTGCCACCTCGGAAATGGTGGGCATCGCGCTGGATGTGCGCCCCGAGTTGGTCACCCTGGTGCCGGAAAGCCGCGAAGAGGTGACCACCGAAGGCGGAATGGACCTGATCGTCCACAACAAGTCCATTGCCGAAACCATCGGCGCCCTCCAGAACAATGGGATTCCGGTGAGCATCTTCATCGATGCGGAACCCGAACAGATCAAACTGGCCCATCAGGCCGGTGCCGACATGATCGAAATCCATACCGGAACGTTCTGTGAAGCCAACGGCGGCGCACGACGCAGACAGGCCTTCGCCAAAATCGTCGACGCGGCCAAACTGGCCAAAAAACTCAAATTGGGCGTCAATGCCGGCCATGGCCTGTGCTACAACAGCATCAAGGCCTTCAAGGGTTTGTCCGAGATCGACGAATACAGCATCGGACACAGCATTGTGGCCAGGGCGGCCCTGGTGGGAATGGAGCGGGCGGTTCGTCAGATGCGCGAACTCATCGACGCCCTGTAG
- a CDS encoding NAD(P)H-hydrate dehydratase, protein MYLVTADEMRRMDRTTIESFGVPGRVLMENAGRGATAFFLKSIYGQSTGPVGIAAGRGNNGGDGFVMARYLFQKGIPATVFLFSPKDRIQGDAAANLKLLDAMGVPVIEIVDEAAFESQKSPMAHQHFWIDAILGTGLSSDVRGYFKTVIDFVNDLKRPVFSVDIPSGLNADTGQVCGVCIRADATATFGFAKVGHLTYPGRSYTGKLKVIEIGIPPHVAEAIGCRQHLITADVLNNAFPPRQPTAHKGHAGHVLILAGSPGKSGAAAMAANAAMRAGAGLVTLGIPESLNPVLETMVIEPMTVGLPETEQGALDESAFEKVRSLVEDKRCLAVGPGIGTAASTGRLLARLIEESPIPMVIDADGLNLIAADPAVLSRSNAPMVLTPHPGEMARLCDLSTAQVQEDRIGHARDFAQKHGVHLVLKGAATVVARPDGTVFLNATGNPGMAAGGMGDVLTGLLAGLIGQGLDISLAARAAVYLHGLAADRLQSQKAPMGYLATEVMDTLPEAIKALMGENGRLFWPETDELFYPTRPAGE, encoded by the coding sequence ATGTATCTGGTGACGGCAGACGAAATGCGTCGAATGGATCGGACCACCATCGAATCCTTCGGCGTTCCAGGCCGCGTGCTCATGGAGAACGCCGGACGCGGAGCGACCGCATTTTTTCTCAAGTCCATCTACGGGCAGTCCACCGGTCCGGTGGGCATTGCCGCCGGACGCGGCAACAACGGCGGGGACGGCTTTGTGATGGCCCGGTATCTTTTCCAGAAAGGCATCCCGGCAACGGTCTTTTTGTTTTCCCCGAAAGACCGCATCCAAGGGGATGCCGCAGCCAATTTGAAGCTGCTGGACGCCATGGGCGTTCCGGTGATTGAAATCGTCGACGAGGCTGCCTTCGAATCACAGAAATCGCCCATGGCGCACCAGCATTTCTGGATCGACGCCATTTTGGGCACCGGCCTGTCTTCCGACGTCCGCGGCTATTTCAAGACCGTCATCGATTTCGTCAACGATCTGAAGCGGCCGGTCTTTTCCGTGGATATCCCCTCGGGACTCAACGCCGACACCGGTCAAGTCTGCGGAGTATGCATCCGTGCGGATGCCACGGCTACCTTCGGGTTTGCCAAAGTCGGCCATCTTACCTATCCGGGCCGCTCGTACACCGGAAAACTGAAGGTGATCGAAATCGGCATTCCGCCCCATGTGGCCGAAGCTATCGGTTGCCGGCAGCACCTCATCACCGCCGACGTGCTGAACAATGCGTTTCCCCCAAGGCAGCCCACAGCCCACAAAGGTCATGCCGGCCACGTGCTGATCCTGGCCGGGTCTCCTGGAAAAAGCGGTGCCGCTGCCATGGCGGCCAACGCGGCCATGCGCGCCGGTGCGGGCCTGGTTACCCTGGGCATTCCCGAATCGCTGAATCCTGTTCTGGAAACCATGGTCATTGAACCCATGACCGTGGGCCTGCCCGAAACCGAACAGGGCGCCCTGGACGAATCTGCCTTTGAAAAGGTCCGGTCGCTGGTCGAGGACAAACGCTGCCTGGCCGTCGGCCCGGGAATCGGCACGGCCGCATCCACGGGTAGACTGCTGGCACGCCTGATCGAAGAGAGCCCGATCCCCATGGTGATCGATGCGGACGGCCTGAATCTGATTGCAGCGGATCCCGCTGTCCTGTCCCGAAGCAACGCCCCCATGGTGCTCACGCCCCACCCCGGAGAGATGGCCAGACTCTGCGACCTTTCCACCGCCCAGGTGCAGGAGGATCGCATCGGTCATGCCCGCGACTTTGCCCAAAAGCATGGGGTTCATCTGGTGCTTAAAGGGGCCGCGACGGTGGTCGCCCGTCCGGACGGGACCGTTTTCCTGAACGCCACCGGCAACCCGGGCATGGCCGCAGGCGGCATGGGGGATGTGCTGACTGGTTTGCTTGCCGGTCTGATCGGACAGGGACTCGATATCTCCCTTGCCGCCCGGGCCGCCGTCTATCTGCACGGGCTGGCCGCAGACCGGTTGCAAAGCCAAAAGGCGCCCATGGGTTACCTGGCCACGGAAGTCATGGATACCCTTCCTGAGGCCATCAAAGCGCTTATGGGCGAAAACGGCCGTCTTTTCTGGCCGGAAACGGACGAACTTTTCTATCCCACACGGCCTGCTGGAGAATGA
- a CDS encoding aspartate kinase, producing the protein MALIVQKFGGTSVADIQRIQNVANRVIKTHSQGNDVVVILSAMAGITDHLISLANEATQTPDRRELDVLLATGEQTTAALLAMMLKGLGYRAQSLLGHQAEVITDCEYGNARILEIGTDRIQRLLAASNIVVVAGFQGADIKGNITTLGRGGSDTSAVAIAAALKADVCEIYTDVDGIYTADPNVCPKARKIKEISYDEMLNMASLGAKVLQIRSVGFAKKYNIPVHVRSSFSEEEGTMVVQEESVQEQLVVSGVTHDLDQARITLKKVPDQPGIAAKIFSPIAEAGILVDMIIQNTRATGQTDLTFTVPKAAYKKAMEIEKKLAEEIGAEEVFGDLNIAKVSVIGVGMKNHSGVASLMFNALSRENINIIMISTSEIRISCVIEEKYAELAVRVLHTSFGLDRED; encoded by the coding sequence ATGGCATTGATCGTCCAAAAATTCGGCGGTACTTCCGTCGCCGATATACAGAGAATTCAAAATGTCGCCAATCGGGTCATCAAGACCCACAGTCAGGGAAATGACGTGGTCGTTATTCTCTCGGCCATGGCCGGAATCACCGACCACCTGATCAGCCTGGCCAACGAGGCTACGCAAACACCGGACCGGCGGGAACTGGATGTCCTGCTGGCTACCGGTGAACAGACCACCGCGGCCCTTCTGGCCATGATGCTCAAGGGCTTAGGGTACCGGGCGCAGAGCCTTTTAGGGCACCAGGCCGAAGTCATTACCGACTGCGAATACGGCAACGCCCGCATTCTGGAAATCGGCACCGACCGCATCCAGCGCCTGCTGGCGGCCAGCAACATTGTCGTGGTGGCCGGTTTCCAGGGGGCCGACATCAAGGGCAACATCACCACCTTGGGCCGCGGCGGGTCGGACACCTCGGCGGTTGCCATTGCCGCCGCCCTGAAAGCCGACGTCTGCGAAATTTATACAGATGTGGACGGCATTTATACAGCGGATCCGAACGTCTGCCCCAAAGCGCGGAAAATCAAAGAGATTTCCTACGACGAAATGCTGAACATGGCCAGCCTCGGGGCCAAGGTTCTGCAGATCCGCTCGGTGGGATTCGCCAAGAAGTACAACATCCCCGTCCATGTCCGTTCATCGTTTTCAGAGGAGGAAGGCACCATGGTTGTTCAGGAAGAGTCCGTACAGGAGCAACTGGTCGTTTCCGGCGTCACGCACGACCTTGATCAAGCCCGCATCACTCTTAAAAAGGTCCCCGACCAGCCCGGCATCGCGGCCAAAATATTCTCACCCATTGCCGAAGCCGGCATTCTGGTGGATATGATCATCCAGAACACCCGGGCTACCGGGCAGACGGACCTCACCTTTACCGTTCCCAAGGCGGCTTACAAAAAGGCCATGGAGATCGAGAAGAAGCTCGCCGAAGAAATCGGAGCCGAGGAGGTATTCGGCGACCTGAACATCGCCAAGGTGTCGGTTATCGGGGTGGGGATGAAAAACCATTCCGGCGTCGCCTCGCTGATGTTCAATGCCCTTTCCAGAGAGAACATCAATATCATCATGATCTCAACCTCCGAGATCCGGATTTCCTGCGTTATCGAAGAGAAATATGCCGAACTGGCCGTCAGGGTGCTGCATACGTCCTTTGGACTGGACCGGGAAGATTAA
- a CDS encoding RNA methyltransferase, whose translation MDNTIIVLVEPQGPLNVGSVCRAMMNFGFSKLRLVNPCCDYRSLDARRMALSAESILNDALVFPTLEKALADCHLAFGTTRRFGKYRQDFLTPGQSAARLRSLSPDNRVAFVFGREDRGLHTSELDLCQFFVTIPTDSAYPSMNLSHAVALVLYELGKEKADLENGLSGEDPPARAEDMENMFQHMRQTLLEVEYLDHQNPDHILRAFRRLFGRSGLSDREVRILQGLWSRIDWIEGQRRKLSG comes from the coding sequence ATGGACAACACCATCATCGTTCTGGTCGAACCCCAGGGACCGCTGAATGTCGGCTCGGTATGCCGGGCCATGATGAACTTCGGTTTTTCGAAGCTGCGTCTGGTCAATCCCTGCTGCGACTATCGCTCTCTCGATGCCCGACGCATGGCGCTTTCGGCCGAGTCGATCTTGAACGATGCCCTGGTCTTCCCCACTCTGGAAAAGGCCCTGGCGGACTGCCACCTGGCCTTCGGGACGACCCGCAGATTCGGAAAATATCGCCAGGACTTCCTCACTCCCGGTCAATCGGCCGCCCGACTGCGCTCCCTGTCGCCGGACAACCGCGTGGCATTCGTTTTTGGCCGCGAGGACCGGGGACTGCACACCAGCGAACTGGATCTGTGCCAGTTCTTCGTTACCATCCCCACTGATAGCGCCTATCCTTCCATGAACCTGTCCCACGCGGTGGCCCTTGTCCTCTACGAACTCGGCAAAGAAAAAGCGGACCTCGAAAACGGCCTTTCCGGCGAAGATCCCCCCGCCAGGGCTGAAGATATGGAGAACATGTTTCAGCACATGCGGCAAACGCTGCTTGAGGTCGAATACCTGGACCACCAGAACCCGGACCATATCCTGCGGGCCTTCCGACGGCTTTTCGGCCGCAGCGGTCTGAGCGACCGCGAGGTTCGGATTCTTCAGGGATTGTGGAGTCGGATCGACTGGATCGAGGGGCAGCGCAGGAAACTGTCCGGTTAA
- the ybeY gene encoding rRNA maturation RNase YbeY, whose protein sequence is MQVLIEDRQDRHKLAKEDIRTTAKRVLSALDYPDAQLSVLIVSDEQIAELNQTYLNHEGPTNVISFPMQEGPFADITPNLLGDVVISADTAHREAGEAGMETMERFNELLIHGILHLVGYDHVNSEKEAAVMEQKSEELMKLIGKEE, encoded by the coding sequence ATGCAAGTACTGATCGAAGACCGTCAAGACCGCCACAAGCTGGCGAAAGAAGATATCCGGACGACCGCAAAGCGCGTATTAAGCGCCTTGGACTACCCTGATGCCCAGCTGTCCGTGCTGATCGTCAGCGACGAACAGATCGCGGAACTCAACCAAACCTACCTGAACCACGAAGGACCGACCAACGTGATTTCCTTTCCCATGCAGGAAGGCCCCTTTGCGGACATCACACCGAATCTGTTGGGCGATGTGGTGATATCGGCGGATACGGCCCATCGCGAAGCCGGCGAAGCGGGAATGGAAACAATGGAACGTTTCAACGAGCTGTTGATTCATGGAATTCTCCATCTGGTAGGGTACGATCACGTGAATTCGGAAAAAGAGGCTGCTGTCATGGAACAAAAAAGCGAGGAACTGATGAAATTGATCGGTAAGGAGGAGTAA
- a CDS encoding YkvA family protein — MPQPAPGGTNLIRRLFEDLRLLILLIRDYGKGRYRDVSSISAVVFILAVAYLLIPTDLIGDFIPGLGQLDDAALFLGCLYFLEKDLYRYRDWKEGKGRS, encoded by the coding sequence ATGCCCCAACCCGCACCCGGCGGCACGAACCTGATCCGGCGACTTTTCGAGGACCTGCGATTGCTGATTCTTCTCATCCGCGATTACGGCAAGGGGCGTTATCGCGACGTCTCCTCGATCTCCGCAGTCGTCTTCATCCTGGCCGTGGCCTATCTGCTGATCCCCACCGACCTCATCGGCGACTTCATCCCCGGATTGGGACAACTGGACGATGCCGCCCTGTTTCTGGGGTGCCTTTATTTTCTTGAAAAGGATCTCTATCGCTATCGGGATTGGAAAGAGGGCAAGGGGCGGTCTTGA
- a CDS encoding alkaline phosphatase family protein, which translates to MAKKCILILLDGLGDRSFEELDDLTPLQAARTPALDQLARKGANGLYHAASLGQALPSENAHFSLFGYDLDAFPGRGALEALGAGIPLAPGTVAILAHFVSVTESPEGTLLLVDGKPDLPDDELKPLFQAVEQFTNESTRIRLHPTHGFRGILTLDGHVAPFVTDSDPFKKGRPLTAIQTWQAFADDPASVNTESALKAYLKWAYHTLSDHPRNRKRREKGRLPLNALVTQRAGQLKAISAFEHAYGLRGLSISSGLIYHGLAAYLKMDVRKATDSDDPGHDLAERLEMAMASLADYDFIHVHTKMPDVAGHTKNPLFKKQVIEALDEGIQKVLERLISDPELLVVVTADHSTPSGGPLIHSGEAVPLIFCGPGVRRDAVGNYDEISAAGGALGQVRGKELMYLIVNHLDRAKLHGLMDTPIDQPYWPGRAQPFRLREPEKTKDGI; encoded by the coding sequence ATGGCTAAAAAATGTATTCTGATCCTCCTCGATGGACTCGGCGACCGGTCCTTCGAAGAGTTGGACGATCTCACGCCTTTGCAGGCCGCCCGAACCCCCGCATTAGACCAACTGGCCCGAAAGGGCGCCAACGGACTTTACCACGCGGCATCTCTGGGCCAGGCCCTTCCCAGTGAAAACGCCCACTTTTCCCTGTTCGGTTACGACCTGGACGCCTTTCCGGGCCGCGGCGCCCTGGAGGCGTTGGGTGCCGGAATACCCCTTGCGCCCGGAACGGTTGCCATATTGGCTCACTTCGTATCGGTGACCGAATCGCCCGAGGGAACGCTTCTTCTGGTTGACGGCAAGCCCGACCTGCCGGACGACGAACTCAAACCGCTGTTCCAGGCTGTCGAACAGTTCACCAACGAAAGCACACGAATCCGCCTGCATCCTACCCATGGATTTCGCGGCATTCTCACCCTTGACGGCCATGTGGCCCCCTTCGTCACGGATTCCGATCCTTTTAAAAAAGGTCGCCCTTTGACCGCGATACAAACCTGGCAGGCCTTTGCCGACGATCCGGCCTCGGTGAATACGGAAAGCGCCCTTAAAGCCTACCTGAAGTGGGCCTACCACACGTTAAGCGACCATCCCCGGAACCGAAAGCGACGGGAAAAAGGTCGCCTGCCGCTCAACGCGCTGGTCACCCAGCGTGCCGGCCAGCTGAAAGCGATATCGGCTTTCGAGCACGCCTACGGTCTAAGGGGCCTGAGCATCTCTTCCGGCCTCATCTACCACGGGCTGGCCGCCTACCTGAAAATGGATGTCCGCAAGGCGACCGACAGCGACGATCCGGGGCACGACCTGGCCGAGCGGCTTGAAATGGCCATGGCATCGTTGGCCGATTACGACTTTATCCATGTCCACACGAAAATGCCGGATGTAGCCGGACACACCAAAAACCCGCTCTTCAAAAAACAGGTTATCGAAGCGTTGGACGAAGGCATCCAAAAGGTGCTGGAACGCCTCATCAGTGATCCGGAACTGCTCGTCGTGGTCACCGCCGATCATTCGACCCCCAGTGGAGGGCCGCTGATTCATTCGGGCGAGGCGGTGCCGCTGATCTTCTGCGGGCCGGGGGTCCGCCGTGATGCGGTGGGGAATTACGACGAAATCAGCGCCGCCGGTGGTGCCTTGGGCCAGGTGCGGGGAAAAGAACTCATGTATCTCATCGTCAACCATCTGGATCGGGCCAAGCTGCACGGGCTGATGGACACGCCGATAGATCAGCCCTACTGGCCGGGCCGCGCCCAACCCTTTCGCTTGCGGGAACCGGAAAAGACGAAGGATGGGATATGA
- the pyrF gene encoding orotidine-5'-phosphate decarboxylase, producing MMKTAKDYIVFPLDVPDPEQARSLVTLLAEHVGMFKIGLELFVRSGPDLVRWITKAGSAKVFLDLKFHDIPVTVKRAMARAADLGVFFATVHCGESRAMLEAAVEGAGERVNVLGVTVLTSVSSEDLAEAGYRKAYSTDLRQLVMKKAAMAKKAGCAGIVCSGQEVQAVKTELGCDFQAVTPGIRPAGEKVVADDQARIVTPALAIESGSDYLVIGRPIRDADDPVAAAQAITDEIQEVLRP from the coding sequence ATGATGAAAACAGCCAAGGATTATATCGTTTTTCCCCTGGACGTTCCCGACCCTGAGCAGGCCAGGTCGCTGGTTACCCTCCTGGCCGAACACGTGGGCATGTTCAAGATCGGCCTTGAATTGTTCGTCCGGTCGGGGCCCGACCTGGTGCGCTGGATCACCAAAGCGGGCAGCGCCAAGGTGTTTCTGGATCTTAAGTTTCACGACATCCCGGTAACCGTAAAACGGGCTATGGCCCGGGCAGCCGACCTGGGCGTTTTTTTCGCGACGGTTCACTGCGGGGAGAGCCGGGCGATGCTGGAGGCGGCGGTAGAGGGGGCCGGGGAACGCGTGAATGTGCTGGGTGTTACCGTGCTGACCAGCGTCAGTTCCGAAGACCTGGCCGAGGCGGGCTACCGAAAAGCCTATTCAACGGACCTGCGGCAGTTGGTCATGAAAAAGGCGGCCATGGCCAAAAAAGCGGGATGTGCCGGCATCGTCTGCTCCGGCCAGGAGGTTCAGGCGGTTAAAACGGAGTTGGGGTGCGATTTTCAGGCGGTGACGCCGGGAATCCGACCGGCCGGTGAAAAGGTGGTTGCTGACGACCAGGCCCGGATCGTTACGCCGGCGCTGGCGATCGAAAGCGGCTCTGACTACCTGGTGATCGGCAGGCCCATTCGGGATGCCGATGATCCCGTCGCCGCCGCACAGGCCATCACCGACGAAATTCAAGAGGTCTTACGGCCGTAA